From Paenibacillus sp. PK3_47, the proteins below share one genomic window:
- a CDS encoding glycerol dehydrogenase, protein MTQITRSPLKYIQGSGELYRLGAYCRQIGATSACAVVDPYILSHYGDGIARSFHEADLPLVQLEFKGECSLKQVEEIAAGLDPDATVIIVGIGGGKTLDTAKAVSHIANLPVIIVPTAASTDAPCSAISVLHTEEGELDQYLQLRRSPDIVVADVEIIAKAPPRLLAAGMGDALSTYYEARACRKSGAITNAGGTGSIAAFALARACLDTLLAEGAEAMKDVRQGVVSPAVAHIVETNIYLSGTGFESGGLAAAHGIHNGLSVLEECRHMLHGEKVAFATLVQLMLEQAPEDEISGVITFCRSVGLPVTLWEVGIAEPQEDRLRLAAVASCSADSPIFNMPFPVSPEQVLEAIIAADRRGRESNKDC, encoded by the coding sequence ATTCAGGGTTCAGGTGAGCTGTACAGGCTAGGCGCATATTGCAGGCAGATAGGGGCAACGAGTGCGTGCGCAGTAGTGGACCCTTATATTCTGTCTCATTATGGAGACGGTATCGCCCGCAGCTTCCACGAGGCAGATTTGCCGCTGGTGCAGCTTGAGTTCAAGGGCGAATGCAGCCTGAAGCAGGTGGAAGAGATTGCAGCGGGGCTGGATCCGGATGCCACAGTCATCATTGTTGGAATAGGCGGCGGCAAAACGCTGGATACTGCCAAAGCAGTCAGTCACATTGCCAATCTGCCGGTGATCATTGTACCTACGGCCGCATCTACGGATGCGCCGTGCAGTGCTATATCTGTGCTGCACACAGAAGAAGGAGAGCTGGACCAGTATCTCCAATTGCGGCGCAGTCCGGACATCGTGGTTGCTGATGTGGAGATCATTGCCAAAGCGCCGCCAAGGCTGCTGGCTGCAGGAATGGGGGATGCATTATCCACCTATTATGAAGCCCGGGCCTGCCGTAAGTCCGGGGCCATCACGAATGCGGGAGGTACCGGCTCCATTGCCGCCTTTGCGCTGGCCCGTGCATGTCTGGATACACTGCTCGCAGAGGGCGCAGAGGCCATGAAAGATGTACGGCAAGGCGTAGTATCTCCTGCAGTGGCCCATATTGTTGAAACGAATATTTACCTCAGCGGCACCGGTTTTGAGAGCGGAGGGCTGGCTGCGGCCCATGGGATCCATAACGGGCTGTCGGTGCTTGAAGAATGCCGGCACATGCTGCACGGGGAGAAGGTTGCTTTTGCCACACTCGTCCAGCTGATGCTTGAACAGGCACCGGAGGATGAAATCAGCGGAGTCATTACTTTTTGCCGGTCGGTGGGATTGCCGGTAACGCTGTGGGAAGTGGGGATTGCAGAGCCTCAGGAAGACAGGCTCAGGCTTGCTGCAGTGGCCAGCTGTTCGGCTGATAGTCCGATCTTTAATATGCCTTTCCCTGTTAGCCCGGAACAGGTGCTGGAGGCGATTATAGCCGCTGACCGGCGGGGCCGGGAGTCTAATAAAGACTGTTAA